TGATCACGCGGTTCTGGTCGAGCAGCGTCAGGCGACCATCGAATTCGAGCACGCGCTGGATCACGAACATCACGTCGGGGCGACCGGCATCGTATTCGTCGAAGGTCAGCGCGACCGGGTGCTGCAGCGCCCACGGCAGGATGCCTTCCTTGAATTCGGTGACCTGCAGCCCGTCCTTGAGCACGATCGCATCGCGTCCGACCAGATCGATCCGGCTGATATGCGCATCGAGGTTGACCCGGATGCTGGGCCATTTCAGCCGCGCGGCGACCTGTTCGATATGCGTCGATTTGCCGGTGCCGTGATAGCCCTGGATCATCACCCGCCGGTTGTGCGCGAATCCCGCCAGGATCGCGAGCGTCGTATCGGGATCGAACACGTAATCCTTGTCGAGCTCGGGTACGTGCTCGTCGGTCACGCTGAAGGCGGGAACCTGCCAGTCCACATCGATGCCGAAGGCGTCGCGCACGTCCACGACGGTGTCGGGCGCTTCGAGGGTCGTTTCTGCGGAGGCATCGAAGGATTTGTCGGTCATGTGATTCATCACGCCCCGGTTAGAACGCGATGCCTCATGCCGCAAGGCGGCAACACCTGCTAATTTTGCAAGTCGCGGTAAATCTGCGGCGGCTCGCTGTGTCCTGTGCGAAGGCGGAGAACCGCGGTTTTCGCCGTCAGGAATCGTGCCGCTCGAAATATGCGATTGTCGTGACTACATTTCCAGCGATGCCCGATCCGATCGAATCCCTGCGCCTGAGACTTGTCGAGCAGGTGCGCGGCGTGTTCAACGATACGGCAAGCGGGCAGAAGCCGGTTCCGCCGTCCGACGACGCGCTGTTTGCCAAGGACACTCCGATCCGCAAGGTGCATGCCGATCTGGTCGGGATGATGACCGGGGGATCCGGGGCTGCTGCTGCAGATGCTCCACCCGCACGCGCTGCAGGGGGTGCTCGACCATTCCAATTTTCGCGAGGACATGCACGGGCGGCTGCGGCGCACGGCGCGGTTCATCGCGGTCACCACCTTCGGCCACCGCGACGAGGCGATGCAGGCGATCGAACGGGTCAATCGCATCCATGCCAGGATCGGCGGGACGCTGCCCGACGGCACCCCCTACAACGCGACCAATCCGCGCACGCTGGCGTGGGTTCACGTGGTCGAAGCGCAGAGTTTCCTTGCCGGCTATCTGCGCCACGTGCGCCCCGACATGCCGTCGAGCGAGCAGGACGAATACTATCGCCAGTTCGCGGTGATCGCCCGCGCGCTCGGGGCCGATCCTGTGCCGGAAAGCCGCACCGAGGCCGAGGCGATCTTCCGCGGATTGCGCACCGATCTGCGCACATCGCCAGCGGCGCGCGAAGTAGCACAGCTGGTGCTGAGCCAGCGACCCAAGGGCACGCCGCCCGCGCTGCAGACGGTGATCGGCGCCGATGCGGTCGCCATGCTGCCCGATTGGGCGCGTTCGATGCTGCGGCTGCAGAAACCGCTCTTGACCGCGCTACCCGCGCGGGCCGCGACATGGGGCGTGGGCCGGACGCTGCGCTGGGCGTTCAGACAGAACTGACGCGATTGGACTGCAATCCTGCTATACCGTGCCGCTGGGAGTCTTGCAGGGAGATCGACGATGTACGTGATGGGAGCGGTGCTCGGCGTGAAGGCCGACCGCGAAGAGGACTACCTCGAGATGGCGCGCTGGATGAACGAAATGTTCCTCGAATATGGCGCATTGGAGGTCGCGGAAAACTGGGAAGTCGACGTCGCCGATGGCGTGCACACCGATTTCCGCCGCGCTGTCGCGGCGGAAGGGGACGAGAAGATCGTCTTTTCGTGGATCACCTGGCCCGACAAGGAAACGCATGACGCAGCGCACGAAAAGATGATGCAGGACGAGCGCATGCAGAAGATGCCGGAGGATATGCCGTTCGACGGCAAGCGCATGATCTTCGGCGGATTTCGCACCATCTATCACGGCAAGCAGAAGGGCTGATCCAATGGCCGAATTCACCTTCTACACCGTCGCCATGAGCCGCGGGCAGATTTCGCGCTGGGCGCTGCACGAAGCGGGCGCGGATTACGAGCATGTGATGATGAACTGGGAGACCCGCCCGGAGACGTTCAGGGAGATCAATCCCATGAACAAGGTGCCCGCGCTGGTGCACCATCACGGCGGTCACGACCACGTCGTCACCGAAGCCGCGGCGATCAATCACTACCTCGCGGAAACGCATCCCGACAAAGGTCTGCTGCCCGATGCGCACGAAAAGGCGGCGTACTTCCGCTGGCTGTTCTTCGGGGCCGGTCCGCTCGAACAGGCGGTGGTAGCCCAGGCGATGGGCTGGAAGGTGCCCGAGGACAAGGTCGGCATGGCGGGCTTCGGCTCGCTCGAACTGACACTCGACGCGCTCGATAGCTGGCTCAGCGCGAATGACTGGGTCGCTGGCCAGCGCTTCACCATGGCGGATACCTATGTCGGCAGCCAGTTCATCTGGGGCCTGCGCTTCGGCTCGATCCCCGAGCGCCCTTCGTTCAAGGCCTATGTCGAGCGGCTTACCAATCGGCCGTGCTATCTCGA
The Erythrobacter sp. JK5 DNA segment above includes these coding regions:
- the cobS gene encoding cobaltochelatase subunit CobS encodes the protein MNHMTDKSFDASAETTLEAPDTVVDVRDAFGIDVDWQVPAFSVTDEHVPELDKDYVFDPDTTLAILAGFAHNRRVMIQGYHGTGKSTHIEQVAARLKWPSIRVNLDAHISRIDLVGRDAIVLKDGLQVTEFKEGILPWALQHPVALTFDEYDAGRPDVMFVIQRVLEFDGRLTLLDQNRVITPNPFFRLFATTNTVGLGDTSGLYHGTQAINQAQMDRWNIVVALNYLAAETEQQIVKSKTPDTDDKLIADMVKVAELTRHGFINGDISTVMSPRTVITWAQNAEIFNSVGFAFRLSFLNKCDEAERTLVSEYYQRVFGEDLPESAAKTAP
- a CDS encoding DUF1428 domain-containing protein, with product MYVMGAVLGVKADREEDYLEMARWMNEMFLEYGALEVAENWEVDVADGVHTDFRRAVAAEGDEKIVFSWITWPDKETHDAAHEKMMQDERMQKMPEDMPFDGKRMIFGGFRTIYHGKQKG
- a CDS encoding glutathione S-transferase family protein: MAEFTFYTVAMSRGQISRWALHEAGADYEHVMMNWETRPETFREINPMNKVPALVHHHGGHDHVVTEAAAINHYLAETHPDKGLLPDAHEKAAYFRWLFFGAGPLEQAVVAQAMGWKVPEDKVGMAGFGSLELTLDALDSWLSANDWVAGQRFTMADTYVGSQFIWGLRFGSIPERPSFKAYVERLTNRPCYLEAIVIDQKIIDAAAAQSA